The Bacillus sp. 2205SS5-2 DNA segment TCTAAAATAGCATCCATAACCATCTCATCCTTTGTATAATGCTAGGTCATACATTCTTGAGCTTGTATTTTTATACACGTGCTCATGGCAACAATAGGCGATACTCATGAATGTACTAGATCGGTTTCGTAAACGGGGTTTTATTCACCAAAAAAGAGGCGACCTCAGACCTGCATTAACAGGATGAACAGTTTAATGCATCATTAAACCGCTAGACCCCATTTTCATTCATTGCGGTGTCTGACAGGACATGGGGTTTCGTATACATTGTTTCTTTGAGTTTAAAGTAATAAAATTTTTGATAAGAGTCTTTAAAAATGGTGTTTCTGCGTTTGTTTACTTGACGTTCAAATCTTTCTCCTCTAGCATAAAAATTATCAACATATACAGAGAGTATGGGTCCCATAGTTTTATTTACGATAAAACATGGTACACTATGACTAATAAAGAGCTAGGTAAGAATAGAGAGGAAATGTGAAATGAGCGAAAATGTAACAATGAATTGGTCAGTATTGAAGGAGTTTAAGCCTTTTTTACAAGCAGCATGGAAGCAGTCTGAATTTCCTAAACCAACAAGTATTCAATCTGACGCCATTCCAGCCATTTTGGAAGGAAAAGATGTCATATGTGAATCGCCAACTGGAACAGGAAAAACACTAGCCTACCTAATGCCAATTCTTGAAAAAATTAATCCTGAAAATCAACAAATTCAAGCGGTCATATTAGCCCCTTCGCGGGAATTAGTGATGCAAATACACGGTGAAATTCAAACGTGGACAAAAGAGAGTGGTATAAAAAGTGCTTCATTTATCGGTGGGGCAAACGTTAAAAAGCAAGTTGAGAAGCTGAAAAATCGTCCTCAAGTGATCGTCGGTACAACCGGACGAATTCTCGAGCTAATTAAATCTAAGAAAATGAAAATGCATGAAGTAAAAATGATTGTTGCCGATGAGGCCGATCAGCTTACCTTACCAGAACATCGCAAAAGCTTACAAGAAATTATTAAAACGACATTGAAAGATCAGCGTCAGTTGTTGTTCTTCTCTGCAACAATTGGGAAAGAGACGGAGCAAATCGCGCAAGAACTGATGGACTCTCCTGCGTTAATTAAAGTCCAGCACTCGAAAGAAGATAAAGAAAATGTCAATCATCTTTATCTCGTCAGTGAACAGCGGGAAAAAATCGATACTTTAAGAAGTGTTCTACACACAGTATCTGGGAAAGTCCTTGTGTTCATCAATGATGTACAAAAAGTAGGAGACGTACAAACCAAGCTCGGATTCCATAAAATTGATGTTGCTGTGTTAGACGGGGGAGCCAAAAAACAAGAAAGAGAAGCTGCTATAAGGAAATTCAGAAA contains these protein-coding regions:
- a CDS encoding DEAD/DEAH box helicase, whose translation is MSENVTMNWSVLKEFKPFLQAAWKQSEFPKPTSIQSDAIPAILEGKDVICESPTGTGKTLAYLMPILEKINPENQQIQAVILAPSRELVMQIHGEIQTWTKESGIKSASFIGGANVKKQVEKLKNRPQVIVGTTGRILELIKSKKMKMHEVKMIVADEADQLTLPEHRKSLQEIIKTTLKDQRQLLFFSATIGKETEQIAQELMDSPALIKVQHSKEDKENVNHLYLVSEQREKIDTLRSVLHTVSGKVLVFINDVQKVGDVQTKLGFHKIDVAVLDGGAKKQEREAAIRKFRNNAVSILLVTDLAARGLDISDVSHIIQLDIPRDFHQYVHRSGRTGRMGAKGQVISIVSPQEERDIKRFCKQLGVKADRKTLYRGNLIEEEVKKEEKANSTFKKKTMHKKKKK